ATAGAGATGTATTTGATTACACTGATAAATGCATTTGTGGCCTGGATGGGCTAAGGTTTCTGAGTAAAGAGACACCTaactgaaagagagagagagagaccatgAGTGAGCCAGTAGAAAGTGGTCAATACAGTGATGGTGGCACTCTTAATGCTCTTAATGTTCAACTGTTCAGAGACTAAGTAAAAGCCAGTAAAGTCAGAACCTCTCGTTAACATCTAGCTTACTGACAGAATGATATATTCAGGGACTAACAGAGgcccctttaaaaataaacaagctagAGCTGATTTTATTCAGGAAAGCTTTCAATCAGTTACTGATAACACAGGGTATTTGAGTATGGGTTTTGTCAGACAACAGCCTCGTTGTCTAACCTTACAAGCGTAGGAGGAACCAAGTCAGAGCCAGAGTTCAGAGGAACCAATATGGtgtgaaaagagaaatgaaagataGCAGGATTACTTTGCTGTATACTACATCTTTGCAATAGCCCAGACTTCCAGAACAATTTTAAACACAGTATCTATTTCTGAAAACTATACACAATACCTATAtgtatatagatgtatataaatatgctaaaacatacatataaatatatgcatgtgaAAAAACACAGACGCATCCTTAAAAAATCAGGATTGTAAATTCAAAATACTCAAAGACAGAATGATGATTACCAGTCCTGAGGGTTACACCTTCTTTTGAAGCAGGGCTGGGAGTACACTGGATTATGCTATGCCAGTCACATCAGATTGTCTCTTTAGAAATTGCAAgatagcagaagaaaagaaagctgaaagaagaaaGCTGAAGAGTTCTCAGATTCAGCTATCTTggctcctttttcttccttcacatcgcctgtttcctttcctgttccAGGTAGGGAAGGTTTATCACTGGATGTGTCTTCCTTATAGCAACAGCCTGGAAGGATGTTAAGAATCTAATACTTACTCGTCCAACTATTTTCTCCATTCCTTCTAGAAGCCGCTTATTTTGTTCTTCAATCTCTACAGCCTTCCAGAGGATGGTGTCTGGAGCTTCTTTGATTCTTTGTACTTCAGAGGCCAGATGGATCAGGGGATCATTCCAGGAGCGCAGCACTCCCAGTATTAAGTTCAGTAGGTCTTCATGCTGCTCACCCACATTAAGAAAAGGCAGTTAAAATAAGAAGGCTAAATGCTGTCAGTATTAGGAGGCATTTAGAGCAATGTCCTCAGACATCGTGATTTAGGAACTTATTCCAGGACTTACCACTGAATGTGCCCTATAGCCCTGTCTTAGATATCTCTGTGCAATTGCGTTTTTGAAGTTTGTCGTTGTCATCATGTTTTACGATATTATCACAAGTAGTTACAGTATTGTAATGGAAAATATCATTAAACCCTCTCCACATTAAAATCTAGCAAGCACAACTGTGTTTCACctctgtgaaaaaaacagaactcCTTCTCTGATTtttgatgaaaattttaaaatccaattactttttttaaaaaagtttagtACTGAATGGAAGGTGCACATTATGGTAAACCCCTAAATAGCTTTTATTGCCTCTACATAAATCATCTGTCCTCCCCTTTGAACAGTGGTTCTTCCAGCAATAGCTCTTTGGTTTTAAAAATTGTCCTTTCTTGTGGGcaataaaaaaatccataaagCTTATGGTTATGGTAGTAGTCAACCATTTCTTCTTTGTTAGGTGCACTACAACTGAACACAACCAGACTAGTTATGTACCCAGGGCTGTGAATTCTATTGCTCCCAACAGAATTTCTGAATGACATACTGGGAAGATGACGATACTGGGATTGCAAGGATATCACCACCATGAAACCGATAAAGATTTCTCCCTGGCACACCCCCATTCATACACCcgtgcttattttttttctccagagtaTTTTCAAATTGTATCTGTGAGCAGAGGCTGAACAAGGCTACCTTCATCTTCCCTTAGGTTTATAATTATTAAATTGACATATGTAGCATTTCTCTTCAcaagtatttttcagtattttgcacTCGACTCTGTATTTTGATGATGGTGTGACCACTTTTGCCTACTGGTAACAGCAAGAATATCTATTTAGCATTTGTTTAGTAATGTCAGTGTTTTCACTTACTGGAAAACTATTTACCTCTGCTTATATACAGTATTCACTATATAGccaatgtatttttatgtttgttaATATAATAATTGTCTATAAGGTGCTTTAAGATAATGTTCAAAGATTGTAGTGTTCTCAGTACTGTACAAACATGGTAACTGACATTGCTCCATGAGGTTATATTGTAACTGGAAATAAGATGCAATGACTGAATGTAACAtacaggaaaaggaagggaagatgaAAGTTACTGGTACTTATATATTGTGTACAGTCTGTAACTTAGTATCAGCAAATGTTAAACCAACTTTTCTTGGATTTTTGGTAGCTTCCTCTTACTGGCTTTTTATTCTGATTGAGCTGATTTCCCTCTCTCTGTGTCTGCTGCCTCTTTATTCCTTAaccctccctcttctccctctcccccacttTATCTCACTCTGAATGACATTAGAAATGGGACTTACATGAATCTGCTGAGCTTGCTCCTTATCTTCAGGAGTAGTTAAGGAGGAAGTGTGGCAGCCATTAACAGCTTTTGTAATAAAACCCCGGCCCTGAGCATAGCGTTCATCCTGAAGACCAGCAAGGACAGGCATTATTGAGACAGAGAAGTAAGAAGAGCTTCAATTCAATCACTGTATTAACTAATTGCTGTTCCATTGCTTTTATCACTGTTTTTATGCTGTAAAGGTCAAAAGGTTCTGGTGAGTCTTTAGAGTGAAACTGCCACCCAGCAAACACAAACTTGTCTCACAGATAAAGAATGATGGGAAAATGGTGTCTTTTAATAGAAGTGTTGGGGATCTTAACAATGGTCAGCACTAGACACAGATTTGGTCACCACTGACATTGTCAGTGTCTGTGCAGCGGTCATATTTGTTTACTTCTTGAAGGATTTCATATGTTAACGTGTGTTTgtgtttaaaaagtattaaattacatttttatattttcttgctcTCAGGAAAAGGCAGAGTACTTACAAATTCATTGAATATTTCTGAAGAGAGGAAGTGGATGTAGTGTGAAAGTTTAACTGCTCGGTCAAAAAGTTCCCCAAGGGAAACTTGGCAATTGACAGATCCATTGGGGCAGATTGGCAAGGAGGTCACTCCTTCCTTTGTCAGGAGCATGTTGGACACCAGAAGGACCACCAGCAACAAGCCTGTTCGGGtttgaaacaaaccaaaatggCATTACATTGACTTGTATGTGCATTTAGAAGTAGCTGTCAGAGCCAGATGCTGGGTGGTTTTGGCTGTGATGTCACATGGCTCAGAGTACCCTCTGTACTTGCTGCTGAAAATCAGTGGAAGGAAGCACTGTAATTCTATTACCCTATCTCCCCTCCGTCATCCTCACTGTATAGCAGAGTCTGCTACAGAGTTTGAGGAATCAAGATAACCTGTGTTGCAGCATACACTGTATTCTGAAGTCTCTTACTATTGTGCCTGACTTTATTACCTAgttataaatggaagaaaaaaaaatcaaacttcttCACAGTGTAAATATAGATACATAATTATATTTGCACAGACATAGAAGTTTGGAGAATAgattggtctctttttttttttttcttttttttctcctcctcctcctcctcctttttttctttgcaaacatttggagtttaaattaattttgtgggAGGGTGATTAGGTCACTCTCTTAAGGTTTTGATTGCCCTGGGAGTTCCTTCATAGGATTtccagcagctgtgctgctttgcTGTTTAAAATTTAACCCTAAATTGTCTACTGCTAAGAAATCAGAGAGAACTTTTGCCTTTTCTCCTGAGCTTCTGAAACTGATGTAGAGGACTTCTCATTATCTAAAACACAAAACTTCATCTGTTTAAGACTTTTAATATTATCAGAGTAAAGTTTTCtattcagtgaaataaaatatgtgCAGAAAAACAATGGAAGAAAATCAAGAGCAAATATTTGGTAAATGAACTTATTCAAAGAACACTGTTCTGTGCTCTGAGAGTTTTAGTTCTGGAAATTGGCCTGCTACCTTTATTGTTTCACTAGACTTATTTTAAACACTAAATTAAAGTGTACTATGTAAATCAGCAGAACTGTCCCTAATGTTATC
The DNA window shown above is from Strix aluco isolate bStrAlu1 chromosome 1, bStrAlu1.hap1, whole genome shotgun sequence and carries:
- the PRL gene encoding prolactin; this translates as MRNKGASLKGLLLVVLLVSNMLLTKEGVTSLPICPNGSVNCQVSLGELFDRAVKLSHYIHFLSSEIFNEFDERYAQGRGFITKAVNGCHTSSLTTPEDKEQAQQIHHEDLLNLILGVLRSWNDPLIHLASEVQRIKEAPDTILWKAVEIEEQNKRLLEGMEKIVGRVHPGEIGNDVYSQWEGLPSLQLADEDSRLFAFYNLLHCLRRDSHKIDNYLKLLKCRLIHDSNC